One Streptomyces sp. R28 DNA window includes the following coding sequences:
- the fabG gene encoding 3-oxoacyl-[acyl-carrier-protein] reductase, with protein MSRSVLVTGGNRGIGLAIARAFADAGDKVAITYRSGEPPAGFLAVKCDITDTEQVEQAYKEIEAEHGPVEVLIANAGITKDQLLMRMSEEDFTSVIDTNLTGTFRVVKRANRGMLRAKKGRVVLISSVVGLYGGPGQANYAASKAALVGFARSLARELGSRNITFNVVAPGFVDTDMTKVLTDEQREGIVKQVPLGRYAQPEEIAATVRFLASDDASYITGAVIPVDGGLGMGH; from the coding sequence TTGAGCCGCTCGGTTCTCGTCACCGGAGGCAACCGGGGCATCGGCCTCGCCATCGCCCGCGCTTTCGCCGACGCCGGCGACAAGGTCGCGATCACGTACCGCTCGGGTGAGCCGCCGGCCGGCTTCCTGGCCGTCAAGTGCGACATCACCGACACCGAGCAGGTGGAGCAGGCCTACAAGGAGATCGAGGCCGAGCACGGCCCGGTCGAGGTTCTGATCGCCAACGCCGGCATCACCAAGGACCAGCTCCTGATGCGCATGTCCGAGGAGGACTTCACCTCGGTCATCGACACCAACCTCACCGGCACCTTCCGTGTGGTCAAGCGCGCCAACCGCGGCATGCTGCGGGCCAAGAAGGGCCGCGTCGTCCTCATCTCGTCGGTCGTCGGCCTGTACGGCGGCCCCGGCCAGGCCAACTACGCCGCCTCCAAGGCCGCCCTGGTCGGCTTCGCGCGCTCCCTCGCCCGTGAGCTGGGTTCGCGCAACATCACCTTCAACGTCGTCGCGCCCGGCTTCGTCGACACCGACATGACCAAGGTGCTCACTGACGAGCAGCGTGAGGGCATCGTGAAGCAGGTGCCGCTCGGTCGTTACGCGCAGCCCGAGGAGATCGCCGCGACGGTGCGGTTCCTCGCCTCGGACGACGCCTCGTACATCACTGGAGCCGTCATTCCTGTTGACGGCGGACTGGGAATGGGTCACTGA
- a CDS encoding TldD/PmbA family protein, translated as MPHTIDEAFTALPLRALADAALARARALGAEHADFRFERVRSASWRLRDARLAGSSDTTDLGYAVRVVHGGTWGFASGVDLTLDAAAKVASQAVAMAKLSAQVIKAAGSDERVELADEPVHTEKTWISSYEIDPFTVPDEEKSALLADWSARLLAADGVNHVDASLLTVHENKFYADTAGTVTTQQRVRLHPQLNAVSVDESSGEFDSMRTIAPPVGRGWEYLTGTGWDWESELAQIPELLAEKMRAPSVEAGPYDLVVDPSNLWLTIHESIGHATELDRALGYEAAYAGTSFATFDQLGKLRYGSDLMNVTGDRTAEHGLATIGYDDEGVAGQSWDLVRNGTLVGYQLDRRIAKLTGFERSNGCAFADSPGHVPVQRMANVSLQPDPAGMSTEDLIGSVDRGIYVVGDRSWSIDMQRYNFQFTGQRFFRIENGRITGQLRDVAYQATTTDFWGSMAAVGGPQTYVLGGAFNCGKAQPGQVAAVSHGCPSALFKGVNILNTTQEAGR; from the coding sequence GTGCCTCATACGATCGACGAAGCCTTTACGGCACTTCCGCTACGCGCCCTCGCCGACGCCGCGCTCGCACGCGCGCGTGCGCTGGGGGCCGAGCACGCGGACTTCCGGTTCGAGCGGGTGCGCAGCGCGTCCTGGCGCCTGAGGGACGCCAGGCTCGCCGGGTCGTCGGACACCACCGACCTCGGATACGCGGTGCGGGTGGTGCACGGCGGGACCTGGGGGTTCGCGTCCGGGGTGGATCTGACGCTGGACGCCGCCGCCAAGGTCGCGTCGCAGGCGGTGGCGATGGCGAAGCTGTCCGCCCAGGTGATCAAGGCCGCCGGGTCGGACGAGCGGGTGGAGCTCGCCGACGAGCCCGTGCACACCGAGAAGACGTGGATCTCGTCGTACGAGATCGATCCGTTCACGGTGCCCGACGAGGAGAAGTCGGCACTGCTCGCGGACTGGAGCGCGCGGCTGCTGGCGGCGGACGGGGTCAATCACGTCGACGCCTCGCTGCTCACCGTCCACGAGAACAAGTTCTACGCCGACACGGCCGGGACCGTGACCACGCAGCAGCGCGTGCGGCTGCACCCGCAGCTGAACGCCGTGTCGGTCGACGAGTCGAGCGGCGAGTTCGACTCCATGCGCACCATCGCGCCGCCCGTCGGACGCGGCTGGGAGTACCTGACGGGAACGGGGTGGGACTGGGAGTCCGAGCTGGCGCAGATCCCGGAGCTGCTCGCCGAGAAGATGCGGGCGCCGAGCGTCGAGGCGGGGCCGTACGACCTCGTCGTCGACCCCTCCAACCTGTGGCTGACCATCCACGAGTCGATCGGCCACGCCACCGAGCTGGACCGCGCCCTCGGCTACGAGGCCGCCTACGCCGGCACCTCCTTCGCCACCTTCGACCAGCTCGGCAAGCTCAGGTACGGCTCCGACCTGATGAACGTCACCGGTGACCGCACCGCCGAGCACGGCCTCGCGACCATCGGATACGACGACGAGGGCGTCGCGGGCCAGTCCTGGGACCTGGTGAGGAACGGCACCCTCGTCGGCTACCAGCTGGACCGGCGGATCGCGAAGCTGACCGGGTTCGAGCGGTCCAACGGGTGCGCGTTCGCCGACTCCCCCGGGCATGTGCCGGTGCAGCGCATGGCCAACGTGTCGCTGCAGCCGGATCCGGCCGGGATGTCGACCGAGGATCTGATCGGGAGCGTGGACCGCGGGATCTACGTCGTCGGCGACCGGTCCTGGTCGATCGACATGCAGCGCTACAACTTCCAGTTCACCGGGCAGCGCTTCTTCAGGATCGAGAACGGGCGGATCACCGGTCAGTTGCGGGATGTCGCCTATCAGGCGACGACCACGGACTTCTGGGGCTCGATGGCGGCCGTCGGTGGTCCG